The following coding sequences lie in one Calidithermus timidus DSM 17022 genomic window:
- a CDS encoding serine hydrolase — protein MPAMWAEIQQLVSRFPGKVGIWLESLHSHEHYAHNPDWKVLAASTIKLPMLCYALSTGTDLRQAVRVKPETVAGGSGVLKELSLVKGHPAPGDAGTHGLSLPLLDLLTLMIVVSDNTATNVVLDYFGHKEPFNAYYRAQGWHNTYSAGMLSLPDDRPDPRRLKGEASTVSAEDLGLLLKRLWHGELLSPEATQTALSILSKQQMTFFLRYLPADLDDLEEGKAPFRLYSKSGEIRQCRHDAGILAKDNLAYSLVVLTETEVDPRFHPDHPAVLLIGKIASVLYQHRLS, from the coding sequence ATGCCTGCGATGTGGGCTGAGATCCAGCAGCTGGTAAGCCGCTTCCCCGGCAAGGTGGGCATCTGGCTGGAGAGCCTGCACAGCCACGAGCACTACGCCCACAACCCCGACTGGAAGGTGCTGGCGGCGAGCACCATCAAGCTGCCCATGCTTTGCTACGCGCTGAGCACCGGCACCGACCTGCGCCAGGCGGTGCGGGTCAAGCCAGAGACAGTGGCGGGGGGCTCGGGGGTGCTCAAGGAGCTCTCGCTAGTGAAGGGCCATCCGGCCCCCGGCGATGCCGGTACTCATGGGCTCTCCTTGCCCCTGCTCGACCTGCTCACGCTGATGATCGTCGTCAGCGACAACACCGCCACCAACGTAGTGCTGGACTACTTCGGGCACAAGGAACCCTTCAACGCCTACTACCGGGCTCAGGGCTGGCACAACACCTACAGCGCAGGAATGCTCTCCCTGCCCGACGATCGCCCCGACCCCCGACGCCTCAAGGGGGAAGCTTCGACGGTAAGCGCCGAGGATCTGGGCCTGCTGCTCAAGCGGCTGTGGCACGGCGAGTTGCTCTCGCCAGAGGCCACCCAGACCGCGCTCTCGATCCTCTCGAAGCAGCAGATGACCTTCTTCCTGCGCTACCTGCCCGCCGACCTTGACGACCTCGAGGAGGGCAAAGCCCCCTTCAGGCTCTACTCCAAGTCGGGTGAGATCCGCCAGTGCCGTCACGACGCGGGAATTCTGGCCAAGGACAACCTGGCCTACTCGCTGGTGGTGCTCACCGAAACCGAGGTTGACCCCCGCTTCCACCCCGATCACCCGGCCGTGCTGCTCATCGGCAAGATCGCCTCGGTGCTCTACCAGCACCGCCTGAGCTGA
- a CDS encoding HAD family hydrolase has product MIGLVLIDVDGTLYGPDGVPECAWEATQKARAAGIHLALCTGRPGRGFALEYARRIDPEGLHIFESGAVVVAGNGQVIKSSPLSPEAYRELLALSREYAIPFEVYTADGGFFIEQNHPDLEAHQRMLGFMAKVAPLDQPPGEVIRVQYVTPLEGQWQEVRGRVQRIEGAELHEATSPGVPGIGFNSVTAAGVSKLSAARWVAERYGLGLEHCAMVGDGENDLELILAAGVGIAMGNAPQSVKERSKRVVGRVEECGLAQALEWVAAAEGRS; this is encoded by the coding sequence ATGATTGGGTTGGTACTCATCGACGTCGACGGCACGCTCTATGGGCCGGACGGCGTGCCTGAGTGCGCCTGGGAGGCCACGCAGAAAGCCAGGGCTGCGGGCATCCATCTGGCGCTCTGTACCGGGCGGCCTGGGCGGGGGTTTGCCCTGGAATACGCCCGGCGCATCGATCCCGAGGGCCTGCACATCTTCGAGTCGGGGGCGGTGGTCGTGGCGGGGAATGGGCAGGTGATCAAATCCAGCCCTCTCTCCCCGGAGGCCTACCGTGAGCTGCTGGCGCTGAGCCGAGAATATGCCATCCCCTTCGAGGTGTACACCGCCGACGGGGGCTTCTTCATCGAACAAAACCACCCTGACCTCGAGGCCCATCAGCGGATGCTGGGCTTCATGGCCAAGGTCGCCCCCCTGGATCAGCCGCCTGGCGAGGTGATCCGGGTGCAGTACGTTACGCCGCTGGAAGGGCAATGGCAGGAGGTGCGCGGGCGGGTGCAGCGCATCGAAGGGGCCGAGCTCCACGAGGCCACCAGCCCCGGCGTGCCGGGGATCGGCTTCAACTCGGTGACGGCTGCCGGAGTGTCCAAGCTCAGCGCCGCCCGCTGGGTGGCCGAGCGCTACGGCCTGGGGCTGGAGCACTGCGCGATGGTGGGAGACGGGGAGAACGACCTCGAGCTGATCCTGGCCGCGGGAGTAGGCATCGCCATGGGCAACGCCCCCCAGTCGGTGAAGGAGCGCTCGAAGCGGGTGGTGGGCCGGGTGGAAGAGTGCGGCCTGGCCCAGGCGCTGGAGTGGGTGGCCGCTGCCGAGGGCCGGTCGTGA
- the nrdE gene encoding class 1b ribonucleoside-diphosphate reductase subunit alpha produces the protein MRYLELNSEVLQKRDGFFQLEKDLEAVSAFEEEVSRKLRRFPGPLERLQALIAEGYYEDFFRLYRKEDLLELSDLAYSYGFRFASFMAISKFYKDYALKSDDKEQYLERYEERVLAVALHLAQGDVAKARAYVRAMMEGRYQPATPTFLNAGRARRGELVSCFLLELDDSLNSIGYTLNTAMQLSKIGGGVAINLSKLRARGEPIKGVAHAAKGVVPVAKLFEDAFNYADQMGQRKGAGAVYLNIFHWDVEEFLDTKKINADEKSRLQTLSLGLVVPSKFFELAERGEDFFVFAPYSVYQAFGEHLDDMDLDRRYEELVAHPAVKKRPISARYMLTRIAQTQFESGYPYLIYKSNANRAHPLKGLGQIKMSNLCTEIFQLQTTSIIGDYGQGDQIGYDISCNLGSLNIVNVMESGQLRESVHTAMDMLTAVSDLSDVRNAPGVRQANRAFHSVGLGAMNLHGYLAKNRIRYESEEARDFARSFFAAVNFYSIERSMHIARERKVRFEGFERSDYASGAYFEPYLSEDYSPRSEAVRRLFEGIALPTPADWARLKAAVAEHGLYHAYRLAIAPTASISYIQNATPSIAPIVDVVETRTYGNATTYYPVPFLSEETYWYYKSAYHMNMYRLIDLVAEIQPHVDQGISTVLYVTSETSTRELARLYVYAWKKGLKSLYYTRTKNLSVEECTSCAV, from the coding sequence TTGCGCTACCTCGAGCTTAACAGCGAAGTCCTGCAAAAGCGGGATGGGTTTTTCCAACTCGAGAAAGACCTCGAGGCCGTATCTGCCTTCGAGGAAGAGGTAAGCCGGAAGCTCCGGCGCTTCCCCGGGCCCCTCGAGCGCCTGCAGGCCCTCATCGCCGAGGGCTACTACGAGGACTTCTTCCGGCTGTACCGGAAGGAAGACCTGCTCGAGCTCTCCGATCTGGCCTACAGCTACGGCTTCCGCTTTGCCAGCTTCATGGCCATCTCCAAGTTCTACAAGGACTACGCCTTGAAGTCCGACGACAAGGAGCAGTACCTCGAGCGCTACGAGGAGCGCGTTTTGGCGGTGGCGCTGCACTTAGCCCAGGGCGACGTAGCAAAAGCCCGCGCCTACGTGCGGGCCATGATGGAAGGGCGCTACCAGCCCGCCACCCCCACCTTCTTGAACGCGGGCCGGGCAAGGCGCGGGGAGTTGGTCTCGTGCTTCTTGCTCGAGCTCGACGACAGCCTAAACTCCATCGGCTACACCCTCAACACCGCCATGCAGCTCTCCAAGATCGGCGGAGGGGTGGCCATCAACCTCTCCAAGCTGCGGGCTCGAGGGGAGCCCATCAAGGGCGTGGCCCACGCGGCCAAGGGGGTGGTGCCGGTGGCCAAGCTGTTCGAGGACGCCTTCAACTACGCCGACCAGATGGGCCAGCGCAAGGGGGCCGGGGCGGTCTACCTCAACATCTTCCACTGGGATGTGGAGGAGTTCCTCGACACCAAGAAGATCAACGCCGACGAGAAAAGCCGCCTCCAGACCCTCTCCTTGGGGCTCGTGGTGCCAAGCAAGTTCTTTGAGCTGGCCGAGCGGGGTGAGGACTTCTTCGTCTTTGCCCCCTACTCGGTCTACCAGGCTTTTGGAGAGCACCTGGACGACATGGACCTGGACCGGCGCTACGAAGAGCTCGTCGCCCACCCCGCGGTGAAGAAGCGCCCCATTTCGGCCCGATACATGCTCACCCGCATCGCCCAGACCCAGTTCGAGTCCGGCTACCCCTACCTCATCTACAAGTCCAACGCCAACCGGGCCCACCCGCTCAAGGGTCTCGGGCAGATCAAGATGTCCAACCTCTGCACCGAGATCTTCCAGCTCCAGACCACCTCCATCATCGGCGACTACGGCCAGGGCGACCAGATCGGCTACGACATCAGCTGCAACCTGGGCTCCTTGAACATCGTGAACGTGATGGAGTCCGGGCAGTTGAGGGAAAGCGTGCACACCGCCATGGACATGCTCACCGCGGTGAGCGACCTCTCGGACGTGAGGAACGCCCCCGGGGTGCGCCAGGCCAACCGGGCCTTCCACTCGGTGGGCCTGGGGGCCATGAACCTGCACGGCTACCTGGCCAAAAACCGCATCCGCTACGAATCGGAGGAGGCCCGCGACTTCGCTAGGAGCTTCTTCGCCGCGGTGAACTTCTACTCCATAGAGCGCTCCATGCACATCGCCCGCGAGCGCAAGGTGCGCTTTGAGGGCTTCGAGCGCTCCGACTACGCCAGCGGGGCCTACTTCGAGCCCTACCTAAGCGAAGACTATAGCCCACGCAGCGAAGCCGTGCGGCGCCTCTTCGAGGGCATCGCCCTGCCCACCCCCGCCGACTGGGCCAGGCTCAAGGCCGCAGTAGCCGAACACGGCCTCTACCACGCCTACCGCCTGGCGATTGCCCCTACCGCCAGCATCAGCTACATCCAAAACGCCACCCCCTCCATCGCCCCCATTGTGGACGTGGTGGAGACCCGCACCTACGGCAACGCCACCACCTACTACCCCGTGCCGTTCCTCTCCGAGGAGACCTACTGGTACTACAAGTCGGCCTACCACATGAACATGTACCGCCTGATTGACCTGGTGGCCGAGATTCAGCCCCACGTGGACCAGGGCATCAGCACGGTGCTGTATGTGACCAGCGAGACCAGCACCCGCGAGCTGGCCCGGCTCTACGTCTACGCCTGGAAGAAAGGCCTCAAAAGCCTCTACTACACCCGCACCAAGAACCTCTCGGTGGAGGAGTGCACGAGCTGCGCGGTGTGA
- a CDS encoding PhzF family phenazine biosynthesis protein: MARSGLPYLLVDAFAETPGAGNRIALVLDARGMSAAQMRQVALKLDQPQVAFVTDWEGMGFEVRYYTPSGEVEFAGHAAVALALTLVREGRVPEGSKKLYLRAASETLPVEIAYENGEPAKAVVRGPAPRFRDPPLWRKIQEFTEALGANERYLHRGLPYGVAFTGLWSLFLPFVAPGLLDDLEPDMEHLSELCAALEVATVHTYAPLGPRSFYARDFAPLLGIPEDPVTGSANAALGALLARAGVVPRWEGEVQLTILQGHKLGVPGQVEVRVEYAPSGELQRVFFGGRAVLVESGILEI, from the coding sequence ATGGCTAGATCCGGTCTCCCCTATCTGCTGGTGGACGCCTTCGCCGAAACGCCGGGGGCCGGCAACCGCATCGCCCTGGTGCTCGACGCCCGCGGCATGAGCGCGGCGCAGATGCGCCAGGTAGCCCTCAAGCTCGACCAACCCCAGGTGGCCTTCGTCACCGATTGGGAGGGGATGGGCTTCGAGGTGCGCTACTACACGCCTTCGGGCGAGGTGGAGTTCGCCGGCCACGCCGCGGTAGCGCTGGCCCTGACCCTCGTGCGCGAAGGCCGCGTGCCCGAGGGCAGCAAGAAGCTCTACCTGCGGGCAGCCTCCGAGACCTTGCCGGTGGAGATCGCCTACGAGAACGGCGAACCGGCCAAAGCGGTGGTGCGCGGGCCGGCTCCCCGCTTCCGCGACCCTCCCCTGTGGCGCAAAATCCAGGAGTTCACCGAAGCCCTGGGCGCCAACGAGCGCTACCTCCACCGGGGATTGCCCTACGGGGTAGCCTTCACCGGGCTGTGGTCGCTGTTCTTGCCCTTTGTGGCTCCGGGGCTGCTCGACGACCTCGAGCCCGACATGGAGCACCTGAGCGAGCTGTGCGCGGCACTGGAGGTCGCGACAGTTCACACCTATGCCCCGCTGGGACCGCGCAGCTTCTACGCCCGCGACTTCGCCCCCTTGCTGGGCATCCCCGAAGACCCGGTGACCGGCTCGGCCAACGCAGCGCTGGGGGCCTTGCTGGCTAGGGCCGGGGTGGTGCCGCGTTGGGAGGGAGAGGTTCAGCTCACCATCCTGCAAGGGCACAAGCTAGGGGTTCCTGGCCAAGTCGAGGTGCGGGTGGAGTATGCCCCCAGCGGCGAATTGCAGCGGGTTTTCTTCGGCGGAAGGGCGGTGCTGGTGGAGTCGGGGATACTGGAGATCTGA
- the nrdI gene encoding class Ib ribonucleoside-diphosphate reductase assembly flavoprotein NrdI — protein sequence MLIVYASKTGNVERFVRKLPTPRLLRIATGEEEVEEPCVLLTYTTGLGQVPPEVERFARRNQAHIRAVAASGNRNWGSNYAKAADRLSAAFGFEVIHKFELAGRAEDVVRFWEGVRALALPRA from the coding sequence TTGCTCATCGTCTATGCTTCCAAGACCGGCAATGTCGAGCGCTTCGTGCGCAAGCTACCCACGCCCAGGCTGCTGCGGATTGCTACAGGCGAGGAGGAGGTAGAAGAGCCCTGCGTGCTCCTGACCTATACCACCGGGCTGGGCCAGGTACCCCCTGAGGTCGAGCGCTTCGCCCGGCGCAACCAGGCCCACATCCGCGCGGTCGCGGCCAGCGGCAACCGCAACTGGGGTTCCAACTACGCCAAAGCCGCCGATCGACTGTCTGCGGCATTCGGCTTCGAGGTGATCCACAAGTTCGAACTCGCAGGGCGCGCAGAGGACGTCGTGCGTTTTTGGGAAGGGGTGAGGGCGCTTGCGCTACCTCGAGCTTAA
- a CDS encoding HAD family hydrolase: MIRLIGVDLDWTFVHPSQGVPASAWQAVEEAKAAGMRFAVVTGRPFGGYGLEYALKMEPQGYHAFSNGSLITQGATLVHSVAMSPSTYRRMVLHSRAQGLPFYVSGASGRLYSENPPRELHRFAERMGVSYQRIDLLELPEPCVGGVFVLDGQLWNDLRQAITAVEGLDWLEYLVGEGEVVAVADPKGTSKASALRWMAERYGLAMEEVAMIGDSLNDLEAIKQVGLGIAMGNAEEVVREAASVVVAGLEEDGFAQAVRLCLARR; this comes from the coding sequence GTGATCCGCCTGATCGGCGTCGACCTGGACTGGACCTTCGTGCACCCGAGCCAAGGAGTCCCTGCTTCGGCCTGGCAGGCGGTGGAGGAAGCCAAGGCGGCGGGGATGCGCTTCGCGGTGGTCACGGGGCGGCCCTTCGGGGGCTATGGCCTGGAGTATGCCCTCAAGATGGAACCCCAGGGCTACCACGCTTTCAGCAACGGCAGCCTCATCACCCAGGGGGCTACATTGGTTCACAGCGTGGCCATGTCTCCTTCGACCTACCGCCGCATGGTGTTGCACTCGAGAGCACAGGGCTTACCCTTCTACGTCTCAGGAGCCTCGGGACGGCTTTACAGTGAGAATCCCCCCCGCGAGTTACACCGCTTCGCCGAGCGCATGGGGGTGAGCTACCAGCGCATCGACCTGCTGGAGCTGCCTGAGCCCTGCGTGGGCGGGGTCTTCGTCCTCGACGGGCAGCTCTGGAACGACCTACGCCAGGCGATCACGGCGGTGGAGGGACTGGACTGGCTGGAGTACCTGGTGGGCGAGGGCGAGGTGGTGGCGGTGGCCGACCCCAAGGGCACCTCCAAGGCCAGCGCCCTGCGCTGGATGGCCGAGCGCTACGGCCTGGCGATGGAGGAGGTGGCGATGATCGGGGACAGCCTCAACGACCTCGAGGCCATAAAGCAGGTGGGGCTGGGCATCGCCATGGGCAACGCCGAGGAGGTCGTCCGCGAGGCCGCCAGCGTGGTGGTGGCCGGGCTCGAGGAGGACGGCTTCGCCCAGGCGGTTAGACTGTGCTTGGCAAGGAGGTAA